The proteins below come from a single Desulfovibrio sp. Huiquan2017 genomic window:
- a CDS encoding c-type cytochrome, which yields MNQAKLFFSLTLVVLLLIFGAWLVFFFQWSAPMPRTAGPTATGPTTGTVPAPLEPVFNPPAPEDAPEQIRPMVMLGYKIMTETKKYAPGYVGNDMACTNCHFDGGRSKDTISLVGVGAKYPLYRGRREYTADLALRTQGCFERSMDGKAPAADSQIMQSLLVYYQWISKGIPIYSTPPWAALAHHLENDHKPDAEAGATVYKDVCARCHGDDGHGTPIAPPLWGDGAYNDGAGMNRIRTFSVFAWRFMPKSSPSLTQEEALDVAAYAHGQPRPKFKATHPNKIERVIPLPGEAKK from the coding sequence ATGAACCAAGCAAAACTGTTTTTCTCTCTGACCCTGGTTGTCTTGTTGTTGATTTTCGGCGCATGGCTGGTCTTTTTCTTCCAATGGTCCGCGCCCATGCCCAGGACAGCCGGTCCGACCGCTACGGGTCCGACCACGGGAACGGTCCCCGCGCCCCTTGAGCCGGTTTTCAACCCCCCTGCGCCCGAAGACGCCCCGGAACAGATCAGGCCCATGGTCATGCTCGGCTACAAGATCATGACCGAGACCAAGAAATACGCGCCCGGGTACGTGGGCAACGACATGGCCTGCACCAACTGCCATTTTGACGGCGGACGGAGCAAGGACACCATCTCGCTGGTGGGGGTGGGGGCCAAATACCCGCTCTACCGAGGCCGCCGTGAATACACCGCCGACCTGGCCCTGCGCACCCAAGGCTGTTTCGAACGCAGCATGGACGGCAAGGCCCCGGCCGCCGACAGCCAGATCATGCAGTCCCTGCTGGTCTATTACCAATGGATATCCAAGGGCATCCCCATCTACTCAACCCCGCCGTGGGCGGCCCTGGCCCACCATCTGGAAAACGACCACAAGCCCGACGCCGAAGCGGGCGCGACCGTCTACAAGGACGTCTGTGCGCGCTGCCACGGCGACGACGGGCACGGCACGCCCATCGCCCCGCCCCTGTGGGGCGACGGCGCCTATAACGACGGCGCGGGCATGAATCGCATCCGGACCTTCTCGGTCTTCGCCTGGCGCTTCATGCCCAAGTCCAGCCCGAGCTTGACCCAGGAGGAGGCCCTGGACGTGGCCGCCTACGCGCATGGACAACCCCGGCCCAAGTTCAAGGCCACCCATCCGAACAAGATCGAGCGGGTCATCCCGCTGCCCGGGGAGGCCAAGAAATGA
- a CDS encoding DNA integrity scanning protein DisA nucleotide-binding domain protein → MSQASFENICIFHILDGLRDGLSHFSPPSRVAVIYAVNRGDPLRICDPQGLLEGHEPKLQDYFLYSSRWRGRDEFLEGVRVLSQEEIGLDLAGLITLGARSNAVSYQMWFTEEHPNLCSPGPTRNWLEYAAELLSQHFSIGNVMGLDTAGFMLQHCAIHAIRDFIVDERSRLGWLDTKIRVYPFLDALLGVSATKEEGAAPRGRIVVVEPNQLDQVRFICRFPEHEQPKTANFKHVRKLLQAVEDSGRVLVSNGTSVLGIAIGPMPGAYLAAQFSGSYGFLWIRNQLVCSFSDGRFQSSNLRANLVQLEEQFLETDMTMEKQNALFKIVTTMVNRVRDRKHGCTLVVDMGREPLTMSGQHLEEPLDLTRSSHLKLACSLSRLDGAVHIGRDLRLHGFACLMDGRSVPGENRARGARFNSALRFTADHEQLVVVVVSSDRPVSIIKDGVELTALCHFQNICGLHRPPLLAEWVMS, encoded by the coding sequence ATGTCGCAAGCATCGTTCGAAAACATTTGCATTTTCCATATCCTGGACGGTCTTCGGGACGGATTGTCTCATTTTTCGCCCCCGAGCCGGGTGGCGGTCATCTACGCCGTGAACCGTGGCGATCCGCTGCGCATCTGCGATCCGCAGGGGCTGCTTGAGGGACATGAGCCGAAGTTGCAGGACTATTTTCTCTACTCCAGCCGTTGGCGGGGCCGTGACGAATTCCTCGAGGGCGTGCGCGTGCTCAGCCAGGAGGAGATCGGCCTGGACCTGGCCGGGCTGATCACCCTGGGGGCGCGCTCCAACGCCGTGAGCTACCAGATGTGGTTCACCGAGGAGCACCCGAACCTGTGCTCGCCGGGCCCCACCAGAAACTGGCTGGAATACGCGGCCGAGCTGCTTTCCCAGCATTTCTCCATCGGCAACGTCATGGGCCTGGATACGGCCGGGTTCATGCTTCAGCATTGCGCCATTCACGCCATCCGCGACTTTATCGTGGATGAACGCTCCCGCCTGGGGTGGCTGGATACCAAGATCCGGGTCTATCCCTTCCTGGACGCCCTGCTCGGTGTGTCGGCCACCAAGGAGGAGGGGGCCGCGCCCCGGGGCCGCATCGTGGTGGTGGAGCCCAACCAGTTGGATCAGGTCCGGTTCATCTGCCGTTTCCCCGAGCACGAGCAGCCCAAGACCGCGAATTTCAAGCACGTGCGCAAGCTGTTGCAGGCGGTGGAGGACTCGGGACGGGTCCTGGTCTCGAACGGCACCTCGGTGCTGGGCATCGCCATCGGGCCCATGCCCGGCGCATATCTTGCGGCCCAGTTCTCCGGCTCCTACGGGTTCCTGTGGATCCGCAACCAACTGGTGTGCAGCTTTTCCGACGGACGGTTCCAGTCCTCCAATCTACGGGCCAACCTGGTCCAATTGGAGGAACAGTTCCTGGAGACGGACATGACCATGGAGAAACAGAACGCCCTGTTCAAGATCGTCACCACCATGGTCAACCGGGTACGCGACCGCAAGCACGGCTGCACCTTGGTGGTGGACATGGGCCGCGAGCCCCTGACCATGTCCGGCCAGCACCTGGAGGAACCCCTGGACCTGACCCGGAGCAGCCACCTCAAACTGGCCTGTTCCCTGTCCAGGCTCGACGGGGCCGTGCACATCGGCCGGGACCTTAGGCTGCACGGCTTCGCTTGCCTCATGGACGGACGCAGCGTGCCGGGCGAGAACCGGGCGCGGGGTGCGCGTTTCAATTCCGCCTTGCGTTTCACCGCCGATCACGAGCAACTGGTGGTCGTGGTCGTGTCCTCGGACCGCCCCGTGTCCATCATCAAGGACGGGGTGGAACTGACCGCGCTGTGCCATTTCCAGAATATCTGCGGCCTACATCGGCCTCCTTTGCTGGCCGAGTGGGTCATGAGCTAA
- a CDS encoding competence protein ComEC, with product MRADWMSDPLFWVLALPALAASGLLVQMVLSLFRCCASFKLRGRSVQLKWWMIPATSALCVLLWSLAALYAALVA from the coding sequence ATGCGCGCCGACTGGATGTCCGATCCTCTGTTCTGGGTCCTGGCCCTGCCCGCCCTAGCCGCGTCCGGCCTGCTCGTCCAGATGGTCCTGTCCCTGTTTCGCTGCTGCGCCTCTTTCAAGCTCCGGGGCCGGTCCGTGCAGCTCAAGTGGTGGATGATCCCGGCCACTTCGGCTCTGTGCGTCCTGCTTTGGTCTCTGGCCGCCCTGTACGCCGCCTTGGTGGCCTGA
- a CDS encoding methyl-accepting chemotaxis protein, translated as MRLSVKMILFCLLVGIVPLAGMAGYSLHNASVSMKEQSFSKLVSLQEAKSHELDGLTELWNRDITMYSEAKYVYSALVRLRDIIFYAAEPGQPMDLANEDYAHALKRVVPEFTPWLKVCGYADALILDDTGRIVFAAAEGKELGRDIAKGDLADSQLLPAWKRALKGETVFVDFAPYRPLDGRPCAFIAAPIRRYGQGIEGVAMLRIPIESVNKVMRTRAGMGETGEAYLVGTDGRMRSDMYSDSAGHSVIASFADTQSGGMRSEPALRALGGGIGRMDSVDFRGREVLAAYSPVKVGDTVWGLVAKIDAAEALDPVRKLENAALVVTGGSVAGIVLVTLFFLRLVLLKPLKALRVYAGRVAEGDLETRPRGRFKGELGEVTEAIERMVHNLGEKMGEAEGASRLAQTRAAEAEAAAVRAESERRARTDAARAQREGMLQAAGMLETVVSGMREASATVNQESGRIMEGANSLSARVETTAASMEELAGSIREVAGNAETASRDAGNARQRAQEGSEVVRRTVESIGDVHAITERLKEQVANLGTKADSIGKVMNVISDIADQTNLLALNAAIEAARAGEAGRGFAVVADEVRKLAEKTMAATREVGGSIAAIQGDVRENIKGMDLAADKVNVANRLAGESGRALSEIMGFFETVTGQVSAIAAASTQQSNAGEEINRAVSEVDAVSTQTAEAVAQTGGAIGELTGQIETLSKLYGLFMLLGEGVVQKQVESLAKAPDLAVPEKRLALLQRVVRDNPSLETAWLIDSRGVLVTEFATAHGSPGNGSGGPGTNWADRDWFREPMRTGESFISNIYYSKTIDDYCLTVATPVKDGGGHILSVLAVDVRHVG; from the coding sequence ATGCGACTCAGCGTAAAGATGATTTTGTTTTGCCTGCTGGTGGGGATCGTGCCCCTGGCGGGCATGGCGGGCTACAGCCTGCACAACGCCTCGGTCAGCATGAAGGAGCAGTCCTTCAGCAAGCTGGTCTCCCTTCAGGAGGCCAAATCCCATGAACTGGACGGGCTGACCGAACTGTGGAACCGGGACATCACCATGTATTCCGAGGCCAAGTACGTGTACAGCGCCCTGGTCCGGCTTCGGGACATCATTTTCTATGCGGCCGAACCCGGTCAGCCCATGGACTTGGCCAACGAGGACTACGCGCACGCCCTGAAGCGGGTCGTGCCGGAATTCACCCCGTGGCTCAAGGTCTGCGGCTATGCCGACGCCCTGATCCTGGACGACACCGGGCGCATCGTCTTTGCGGCGGCCGAAGGCAAGGAACTGGGCCGGGACATCGCCAAAGGGGACCTGGCCGACAGCCAGCTTTTGCCTGCCTGGAAGCGGGCCCTCAAGGGCGAAACCGTGTTCGTGGACTTCGCCCCCTACAGGCCGTTGGACGGGCGGCCGTGCGCCTTTATCGCCGCCCCCATCCGGCGTTACGGGCAGGGCATCGAGGGCGTGGCCATGCTGCGCATTCCCATCGAATCCGTGAACAAGGTCATGCGCACCCGGGCAGGCATGGGCGAGACCGGCGAGGCATATCTGGTGGGTACGGACGGGCGCATGCGCTCGGATATGTATTCCGATTCCGCGGGCCACAGCGTGATCGCCTCCTTTGCCGACACGCAGTCGGGCGGCATGCGTTCCGAGCCCGCCCTGCGTGCCCTGGGTGGCGGGATCGGACGTATGGACAGCGTGGATTTCCGGGGCCGCGAGGTCCTGGCGGCTTATTCCCCGGTCAAGGTGGGCGACACCGTCTGGGGCCTGGTGGCCAAGATCGACGCCGCCGAGGCCCTGGATCCGGTGCGCAAGCTGGAGAACGCGGCCCTGGTCGTGACCGGCGGCTCCGTGGCGGGCATTGTCCTGGTCACCCTGTTCTTTTTGCGCCTGGTCCTGCTCAAGCCGCTCAAGGCGCTGCGCGTCTATGCGGGCCGGGTGGCCGAAGGCGACCTGGAGACCCGGCCGCGCGGACGGTTCAAGGGCGAGCTCGGCGAGGTCACCGAGGCCATCGAACGGATGGTCCACAACCTGGGCGAGAAAATGGGCGAAGCCGAAGGGGCCTCGCGCCTGGCCCAGACCCGCGCCGCCGAAGCCGAGGCCGCCGCGGTCCGGGCCGAGAGCGAGCGCCGGGCGCGCACGGACGCGGCCCGCGCCCAGCGCGAGGGCATGCTTCAGGCGGCGGGCATGCTGGAGACCGTGGTCTCGGGCATGCGCGAGGCCTCGGCCACGGTGAACCAGGAGTCCGGCAGGATCATGGAGGGGGCCAACAGCCTGAGCGCCCGGGTGGAGACCACGGCGGCCTCCATGGAGGAGTTGGCCGGGTCCATCCGCGAGGTGGCCGGGAACGCCGAAACCGCGTCCCGGGATGCGGGCAACGCCCGGCAACGGGCCCAGGAAGGGTCCGAAGTGGTCCGGCGCACCGTGGAGTCCATCGGCGACGTCCACGCCATCACCGAAAGGCTCAAGGAACAGGTGGCCAACCTGGGAACCAAGGCGGATTCCATCGGCAAGGTCATGAACGTCATTTCCGACATCGCGGACCAGACCAATCTTCTGGCGTTGAACGCGGCCATCGAGGCGGCCCGCGCGGGCGAGGCCGGGCGCGGGTTCGCGGTGGTGGCCGACGAGGTGCGCAAGCTCGCCGAGAAGACCATGGCCGCCACCCGCGAGGTGGGCGGGTCCATCGCGGCCATCCAGGGGGACGTGCGCGAGAACATCAAGGGCATGGACCTGGCCGCGGACAAGGTGAACGTGGCCAACCGGCTGGCCGGGGAATCGGGCCGGGCCCTGAGTGAAATCATGGGATTTTTCGAGACCGTCACCGGCCAGGTGTCGGCCATTGCCGCAGCGAGCACCCAGCAGTCCAACGCGGGCGAGGAGATCAACCGGGCCGTGAGCGAAGTGGACGCGGTTTCCACCCAAACCGCCGAGGCGGTGGCCCAGACCGGTGGGGCCATCGGCGAGCTGACCGGCCAGATCGAGACCCTGTCAAAGCTCTACGGGCTGTTCATGCTGCTCGGCGAGGGCGTGGTCCAGAAGCAGGTGGAGTCCCTGGCCAAGGCCCCGGACCTGGCCGTGCCCGAAAAGCGGCTCGCCCTTCTCCAGCGGGTGGTCCGGGACAACCCGAGCCTGGAAACGGCTTGGCTCATCGATTCCCGGGGCGTGCTGGTCACGGAATTCGCCACGGCCCACGGTTCCCCGGGCAACGGTTCGGGCGGACCGGGCACCAATTGGGCGGACCGCGACTGGTTCCGCGAGCCCATGCGCACGGGCGAGAGTTTTATCTCGAACATCTATTATTCAAAGACGATAGACGACTATTGCCTGACCGTGGCCACGCCCGTGAAGGACGGCGGGGGCCACATCCTTTCGGTTCTGGCCGTGGACGTCCGCCATGTGGGCTAG
- a CDS encoding GGDEF domain-containing protein: MSKSPSEIDRFFKNFHQSDNPHEADWMAVILFVRNLLSRLSIYSDDKKSEIQFEICEQLMENDFSEKRLETVIALLDGYLMQTIGALEMEEALAVEKRTAGLLINEMNEMISSMHGASTRQDIRLNTFQEETVEVIREGAQKSHILSRVRGMFKEIIEEFREETRALNAKAEHFRVTAEFDPLLTDLHNRRSLEAHLRETVEEFARTGTPLTLMMIDVDHFKKVNDTYGHQAGDDVLRALARIVNTHAIRHSGFAARYGGEELVVVLRDMDLGRASATAEALRADVERYDFRVRTNGKLGDTPINFTVSVGVARMKVGWSVGELIGAADAALYQAKNSGRNRVCSAPN, encoded by the coding sequence ATGTCCAAAAGCCCGAGCGAAATCGACCGATTTTTCAAAAATTTTCATCAGAGCGACAACCCCCACGAGGCGGACTGGATGGCCGTCATCCTGTTCGTGCGCAACCTGCTCTCCCGGTTGAGCATCTATTCCGACGACAAAAAATCCGAGATTCAGTTCGAGATCTGCGAGCAGCTCATGGAGAACGATTTCTCCGAAAAGCGGCTGGAAACGGTCATAGCCCTGCTCGACGGATACCTGATGCAGACCATCGGGGCCCTGGAAATGGAGGAAGCCCTGGCCGTGGAAAAGCGCACCGCCGGGCTGCTCATCAACGAAATGAACGAGATGATCTCGTCCATGCACGGGGCCAGCACGCGCCAGGATATTCGGTTGAACACCTTCCAGGAGGAGACCGTGGAGGTCATCCGGGAAGGCGCTCAGAAGTCCCACATTCTGTCCAGGGTGCGCGGCATGTTTAAAGAGATCATCGAGGAATTCCGCGAGGAAACGCGCGCGCTCAACGCCAAGGCCGAGCACTTCCGCGTGACCGCCGAGTTCGATCCCCTGCTGACCGACCTGCACAACCGCCGATCTCTGGAGGCCCATCTCAGAGAAACGGTGGAGGAATTCGCCCGCACCGGCACGCCCTTGACCCTGATGATGATCGACGTGGACCACTTCAAGAAGGTCAACGACACCTACGGGCATCAGGCGGGGGACGACGTGCTCCGCGCCCTGGCCCGCATCGTCAACACCCACGCCATCCGGCACAGCGGCTTCGCGGCCCGCTATGGCGGGGAGGAGCTGGTCGTGGTCCTGCGGGACATGGACCTCGGCCGCGCTTCCGCCACTGCCGAGGCCCTGCGGGCAGACGTGGAGCGCTACGACTTCCGCGTGCGGACCAACGGCAAACTCGGGGACACGCCCATCAACTTCACCGTATCCGTGGGCGTCGCCCGCATGAAGGTCGGCTGGTCCGTCGGGGAACTGATCGGCGCCGCCGATGCCGCCCTGTACCAGGCCAAGAACTCGGGCCGAAACCGGGTCTGTTCCGCACCAAACTAG
- a CDS encoding alpha/beta hydrolase, which produces MWTIWDIVAAAMAVYAGLAAWVFCNQRGLVYCPRKEWAARPDQAGLRYEDVWLTNGLGTRIHGWWLPRPGADRVLLLCHGNGGNVSHLMATYGIFHELGLSVLAFDYSGYGSSEGRPSEKATRSDARAAWDWLVREKGFAPEDVILFGRSLGGGVAARLAADLTDADTKPGGLILESTFTSVADMGAARYPWLPVHWLVRHHYDNKRALAGVRIPALFLHSPEDDLVPYAMGRSLFEGYGGPKLFWALSGDHNCGFLASSGYAEGLSRYLRGLPDRSR; this is translated from the coding sequence ATGTGGACAATTTGGGACATAGTCGCGGCCGCGATGGCGGTCTACGCGGGCCTCGCCGCCTGGGTGTTCTGTAATCAGCGCGGGCTGGTCTATTGCCCGCGCAAAGAATGGGCCGCGCGGCCGGATCAGGCCGGCCTCCGGTACGAGGATGTATGGCTGACGAACGGGCTGGGCACGCGCATCCACGGGTGGTGGCTGCCGCGCCCGGGCGCGGACCGCGTCCTGCTCTTGTGCCACGGCAACGGGGGCAACGTTTCACATCTGATGGCGACGTATGGAATATTTCACGAACTCGGCCTTTCGGTGCTGGCCTTCGACTATTCGGGCTACGGATCGAGCGAAGGCAGGCCATCGGAAAAGGCCACGCGCAGCGACGCCCGGGCCGCCTGGGACTGGCTGGTGCGGGAGAAGGGCTTTGCGCCCGAAGATGTAATCCTGTTCGGGCGCAGTCTGGGCGGGGGCGTGGCCGCCCGGCTGGCGGCGGATTTGACCGATGCGGACACAAAGCCCGGCGGGCTGATCCTGGAATCCACCTTCACCTCGGTGGCGGACATGGGGGCGGCCCGATATCCCTGGCTGCCGGTCCACTGGCTGGTGCGCCACCACTACGACAATAAGCGCGCCCTGGCCGGGGTTCGAATCCCCGCCCTGTTCCTGCACAGCCCGGAGGATGACCTGGTCCCCTACGCCATGGGCCGGAGTCTGTTCGAAGGGTATGGCGGGCCCAAGCTTTTCTGGGCCTTGTCCGGGGATCACAATTGCGGCTTCCTGGCCTCCTCGGGCTATGCCGAGGGATTGAGCCGGTATCTGCGCGGGCTCCCGGACCGGTCCCGGTAA
- a CDS encoding molybdenum cofactor guanylyltransferase, which produces MCTLSISRTLFYFAAMDIAGIILAGGLGTRMGHVKKAFLTISGRTILDRLLAVYRPLFSEILIAARDKDDYGAYDLPVAEDRFPARSSMTGIHAGLTAMRASHGFMAACDGPFLQSGLVRALLAQAAPEDDVVIPSKDDGYLEPLCAIYSKRCIPHIEAQLDQENYRIVSFFERVRVKPVPVSLLQAGDPHHISFFNVNSPDDLRQAERLAAELGV; this is translated from the coding sequence TTGTGCACCCTTTCCATTTCCCGCACCTTGTTCTATTTTGCCGCCATGGACATCGCAGGCATCATTTTGGCCGGGGGCCTCGGCACCCGCATGGGCCATGTCAAAAAAGCGTTTTTGACCATCAGCGGCCGGACCATCCTCGATCGGCTGTTGGCGGTGTATCGCCCCTTGTTCTCCGAAATCCTCATCGCCGCGCGCGACAAGGACGACTACGGAGCGTATGACCTGCCCGTGGCCGAAGACCGATTCCCGGCCCGCTCGTCCATGACCGGCATCCATGCGGGATTGACCGCCATGCGGGCTTCCCATGGGTTCATGGCCGCCTGCGACGGCCCGTTCCTCCAGTCCGGCCTGGTCCGGGCGCTCCTTGCCCAGGCCGCGCCTGAAGACGATGTGGTCATTCCCAGCAAGGATGACGGTTACCTCGAACCCCTTTGCGCCATCTATTCCAAGCGCTGCATCCCGCACATCGAAGCCCAGCTCGACCAGGAAAACTACCGCATCGTCTCCTTTTTCGAGCGCGTCCGGGTCAAGCCTGTTCCGGTCTCCCTGCTCCAGGCGGGCGATCCCCACCATATCTCCTTCTTTAACGTCAATTCCCCGGACGATTTGCGCCAGGCCGAGCGCCTGGCCGCCGAACTCGGGGTGTAG
- a CDS encoding TPM domain-containing protein, with protein sequence MSNKADTFLTQAEQDALVRCVQEAESTTSGEIVPVIAPMSYDYPRAGLIGSLVLGSLTAVALTLALGREDMWVFLLLFFALFLGFSRLFDAVPALKRPFLSKREMREEVAEAAFTAFHAHGLHNTRDKTGIILYVSVYERSVQILADKGINDLVNPLAWEEVVTLVTDGIRAGRPGEALCAGVRRCGEMLTERFPIKPDDTDELPNLIIESSN encoded by the coding sequence ATGAGCAACAAAGCGGATACATTTCTCACCCAAGCCGAACAGGACGCCCTCGTCCGGTGCGTCCAGGAGGCCGAGTCCACCACCTCCGGCGAGATCGTGCCGGTCATCGCGCCCATGAGCTACGACTACCCCCGGGCCGGGCTCATCGGCAGCCTCGTTCTCGGCTCGCTCACCGCCGTGGCCCTGACCCTCGCCCTGGGCCGCGAGGACATGTGGGTCTTCCTCCTTCTCTTCTTCGCCCTGTTCCTCGGGTTCTCCAGGCTGTTCGATGCGGTCCCGGCCCTCAAGCGCCCCTTCCTGTCCAAACGCGAAATGCGCGAGGAGGTGGCCGAGGCGGCCTTCACCGCCTTCCACGCCCACGGCCTGCACAACACCCGCGACAAGACCGGCATCATCCTCTACGTCTCGGTCTATGAGCGTTCGGTCCAGATTCTGGCCGACAAGGGCATCAACGACCTGGTCAACCCCTTGGCCTGGGAAGAGGTCGTCACTCTCGTCACCGACGGCATCCGCGCGGGCAGGCCCGGCGAAGCCCTGTGCGCGGGCGTGCGCCGCTGCGGCGAGATGCTCACCGAGCGGTTCCCCATCAAACCCGACGACACCGATGAATTGCCCAACCTGATCATCGAGTCCTCGAACTAG
- a CDS encoding TPM domain-containing protein: MRLLPNRSSGPLAGLLLALFLILGTAAMASALDVPPYTTRVNDLAKMMSPRTRQTLEDRLADLERTDSTQVTVLTVPSLKGEAIEDFSIRVADAWKVGQKGFDNGVILLVSKADRKIRIEVGYGLEGRLTDVLAGQIIDNIITPQFKAGRFDRGFLDGVTAISGAVRGEFTALPKKPKSKLNILAILLGPMIFIILLTEKFGRTRPPGSGSTGSTGSGRRGPGVVFLPGPRIGRGGGFGGGGFGGGFGGFGGGGFGGGGASGGW; this comes from the coding sequence GTGCGCTTACTCCCGAACCGATCTTCCGGCCCCCTTGCGGGTCTCCTCCTGGCCCTGTTCCTGATCCTCGGCACGGCCGCCATGGCCTCTGCCCTGGACGTGCCCCCGTACACCACGCGGGTCAACGACCTGGCCAAGATGATGTCCCCGCGCACGCGGCAGACCCTTGAGGACCGGCTGGCCGACCTGGAGCGGACGGACTCCACCCAAGTGACGGTCCTGACCGTGCCCTCGCTCAAGGGCGAGGCCATCGAGGACTTCTCCATCCGTGTGGCCGACGCCTGGAAGGTCGGCCAGAAGGGATTCGACAACGGGGTCATCCTCCTGGTCAGCAAGGCGGACCGAAAGATCCGCATCGAGGTGGGCTATGGTCTGGAAGGCAGGCTCACCGATGTCCTGGCAGGGCAGATCATCGACAACATCATCACCCCGCAGTTCAAGGCCGGGCGATTCGACCGGGGCTTCCTCGACGGCGTCACCGCCATATCCGGAGCCGTGCGCGGCGAGTTCACGGCCCTGCCCAAAAAGCCCAAGAGCAAGCTGAACATCCTGGCCATCCTCCTCGGCCCCATGATCTTCATCATCCTGCTGACCGAAAAATTCGGGCGGACCAGACCGCCGGGTTCGGGCTCCACCGGCTCCACCGGCTCCGGACGCAGAGGTCCCGGCGTCGTCTTCCTGCCCGGCCCGCGCATCGGCCGTGGCGGCGGGTTCGGCGGTGGAGGATTCGGCGGCGGATTCGGAGGCTTCGGCGGCGGCGGATTCGGCGGCGGCGGCGCTTCCGGCGGCTGGTAA
- a CDS encoding LemA family protein produces the protein MFKRIATALAALFIATSLAGCGYNSMQQQEEEVYGAWANMESALQRRADLIPNLVETVKGAASHEKSTLTAVVEARAKATQTKLTPEMLTDKNALANFQAAQGALSSALSRLMVVVERYPDLKANQNFLALQHQLEGTENRINVARQRYNEAVKAFNYSIRKFPNSLTNSLLLHLERKEFFEADPAAKTAPKVNFGSES, from the coding sequence ATGTTCAAACGAATCGCCACGGCCCTTGCGGCCCTGTTCATTGCCACGTCCCTGGCGGGCTGCGGCTACAACTCCATGCAGCAGCAGGAGGAAGAGGTCTACGGAGCCTGGGCCAACATGGAATCCGCCCTGCAACGGCGCGCCGACCTGATCCCCAACCTGGTGGAAACGGTCAAGGGCGCGGCCTCCCATGAGAAATCCACCCTGACCGCCGTGGTCGAGGCCCGCGCCAAGGCGACCCAGACCAAGCTCACCCCGGAGATGCTCACCGACAAGAACGCCCTGGCCAACTTCCAGGCCGCACAGGGGGCGCTCTCCTCGGCCCTGTCCCGGCTCATGGTCGTGGTCGAACGCTACCCCGACCTCAAGGCCAACCAGAATTTCCTGGCCCTGCAACACCAGCTCGAAGGCACCGAGAACCGCATCAACGTGGCTCGGCAACGCTACAACGAGGCGGTCAAGGCCTTCAATTATTCCATACGCAAATTCCCGAACTCGTTGACCAATTCGCTGCTTCTCCACTTGGAGCGCAAAGAGTTCTTCGAGGCCGATCCTGCCGCCAAGACGGCCCCCAAGGTCAACTTCGGGTCCGAGTCCTAG
- a CDS encoding YigZ family protein: MAERYPIPAAFHRVEETIRRSRFLTSLGHAPDQESARAFVAAVKAEFPDATHNCWAFNAGPPGDTAMVGANDDGEPGGTAGRPMLNVLLHSGVGEIAVVVTRWFGGTKLGTGGLVRAYGGMVNLGLESLPLRDMIVTRRLAVSIPYPSVTLFKRLVPDFEGEVAEETFSDVAGFTVELPEERTDDFAAAVTELTGGRAEIHEK; encoded by the coding sequence ATGGCCGAAAGATATCCCATTCCCGCAGCCTTCCACCGGGTGGAGGAAACCATCCGGCGCAGCCGCTTCCTGACGTCCCTGGGCCACGCCCCGGACCAGGAGTCCGCCCGTGCCTTTGTGGCGGCCGTGAAAGCCGAGTTTCCGGACGCCACGCACAATTGCTGGGCTTTCAACGCCGGGCCGCCGGGCGACACGGCCATGGTGGGCGCAAACGACGACGGCGAACCCGGCGGCACGGCGGGCAGGCCCATGCTGAACGTGCTGCTCCATTCGGGCGTGGGCGAGATCGCGGTGGTGGTCACCCGCTGGTTCGGCGGCACCAAGCTCGGCACCGGCGGGCTGGTCCGGGCCTACGGCGGCATGGTCAATCTCGGCCTGGAAAGCCTGCCCTTGCGCGACATGATCGTGACCAGACGGCTGGCCGTGTCCATTCCCTACCCGTCCGTGACCCTGTTCAAGCGACTCGTGCCCGATTTCGAGGGCGAAGTGGCCGAGGAGACCTTCAGCGATGTGGCCGGATTCACCGTGGAGCTGCCCGAGGAGCGGACGGACGATTTCGCCGCCGCCGTGACCGAGCTGACCGGAGGACGGGCGGAAATACACGAAAAATGA